In Halobacillus amylolyticus, the following proteins share a genomic window:
- a CDS encoding metallophosphoesterase, whose protein sequence is MWLDNDRNLEDMVETIIERDPDIVLLLGDYVYHSVENHEEEMEKVVSYLKPLAETDIPVFASLGNHDYSMSEKDGNPNIETAERVIRKLGMIGIEVLQNESVPVTLGETEEPLYLVGIGARWPEKDHLEEAYEELEEKAPRFSFMHNPNTFVKIEANHAPVAVAGHTHGGQIRIPFTPHWSWKNLIVEGEAHMDGWIEEDYGAEGNHLYVNRGIGVSIAPIRINNFPEITEFTLQQG, encoded by the coding sequence ATGTGGCTTGATAACGACAGGAATCTCGAGGATATGGTTGAAACGATCATTGAAAGAGACCCGGACATCGTGTTGCTGCTTGGAGATTATGTCTATCATTCGGTTGAGAATCATGAGGAGGAAATGGAGAAAGTCGTTTCTTACTTGAAGCCTTTAGCGGAAACGGATATTCCTGTCTTTGCATCGCTTGGAAACCATGATTACAGCATGAGCGAGAAAGACGGAAATCCAAATATAGAAACCGCCGAGCGCGTCATCCGGAAGCTAGGCATGATCGGAATCGAAGTATTGCAAAATGAATCTGTTCCGGTAACGCTCGGGGAGACGGAAGAGCCACTTTATCTTGTAGGAATCGGGGCGCGTTGGCCAGAGAAAGATCACCTGGAGGAAGCGTATGAGGAGTTAGAGGAGAAAGCTCCAAGATTCTCCTTTATGCATAATCCGAATACATTTGTGAAAATCGAAGCAAACCATGCCCCTGTAGCGGTGGCCGGCCATACTCATGGTGGGCAGATCCGCATTCCTTTTACCCCGCATTGGTCTTGGAAGAATTTGATTGTTGAAGGGGAAGCCCACATGGATGGCTGGATTGAAGAGGATTATGGAGCAGAGGGCAACCATCTTTACGTAAACAGGGGTATAGGTGTCAGCATTGCACCGATCCGTATTAACAATTTTCCTGAAATTACCGAGTTCACTTTACAGCAAGGCTAG
- a CDS encoding DmpA family aminopeptidase yields MNDQKRIRDYNLKVGQLQTGSLNSITDVEGVTVGHVTLSNKGMQTGVTAIIPHQGNLFKEKLIASSHVINGFGKTMGTIQMEELGTIETPIVLTNTLNIGTAALALTEYMMAQNPEIGRTTGTINPVIGECNDMYLNDIRAQFVEKHHVLEALDSAASKFEEGAAGAGAGMLCYSLKGGIGTSSRKIELDHGTYTIGILVLANFGMLSDLTINGRAVGVELREALLRIPEEKDKGSVMVIVATDLPVSERQLNRIIKRTVTGLARTGSTISNGSGDIVIGFSTATKIPHEKPNHCLSIPTIHEEDIDLPFRAVGEATEEAVLNALVTARHTVGRDGNMRPALSDLLVKHDTQL; encoded by the coding sequence ATGAACGATCAAAAGAGAATACGGGATTATAATTTGAAAGTCGGCCAATTGCAAACCGGCAGCCTAAATTCAATTACCGATGTTGAAGGTGTTACAGTGGGACATGTCACGCTTAGTAACAAAGGGATGCAGACAGGAGTCACAGCCATTATCCCTCACCAGGGGAATCTATTTAAAGAGAAACTGATCGCCTCAAGTCATGTGATTAACGGCTTTGGTAAAACCATGGGGACGATTCAAATGGAGGAACTAGGTACAATCGAAACGCCAATTGTCTTAACGAATACATTGAACATCGGCACAGCTGCCCTAGCATTAACGGAATATATGATGGCACAAAATCCAGAGATCGGCAGAACAACTGGAACAATCAATCCAGTAATTGGTGAATGTAATGACATGTATCTTAACGATATTCGTGCCCAGTTTGTAGAAAAGCACCATGTCTTGGAAGCACTAGATTCAGCTGCCTCAAAATTCGAGGAAGGGGCTGCAGGCGCAGGAGCAGGAATGCTTTGCTACTCGCTAAAAGGGGGGATTGGAACCTCTTCGCGGAAAATTGAACTTGATCATGGGACCTATACGATAGGGATTTTAGTATTGGCTAATTTTGGTATGTTAAGCGACTTAACGATTAATGGAAGGGCTGTAGGAGTTGAGTTGCGCGAAGCTCTCCTTCGTATCCCAGAGGAAAAGGATAAAGGATCCGTTATGGTAATCGTTGCAACAGACTTGCCCGTCTCAGAAAGACAGCTTAATCGAATCATCAAACGTACCGTAACCGGATTGGCCCGTACAGGTTCAACGATTTCGAATGGAAGCGGTGATATTGTCATCGGGTTTTCAACAGCAACGAAAATCCCTCATGAAAAACCGAATCATTGTTTGTCCATTCCGACAATTCATGAGGAGGATATCGATCTCCCGTTTCGAGCAGTTGGTGAAGCCACAGAGGAGGCTGTACTGAATGCGTTAGTTACTGCACGACATACTGTAGGCAGGGACGGTAATATGCGGCCGGCCCTATCTGATTTGCTTGTAAAGCATGACACCCAACTATGA
- the purU gene encoding formyltetrahydrofolate deformylase, with product MKSYIQDHIDTFQESNENKGRLLVKCPDQPGIVSAISLFLGEHDANIIESNQYTTDPENGIFFLRMEFECPNLQEKRKKLEKQFLEVAYKFSMEWEINFLYDVKKTAIFVSKELHCLRELLLEWQSGDLMTDVVLVISNHEECREIVESFNIPFYYIPANKDIRKEVEAKQLQLLKDYEIDLIVLARYMQILTPEFVRAHQAQIINIHHSFLPAFVGANPHKRAFERGVKLIGATAHYVTNDLDEGPIIEQDIIRVDHRDTVEDLKKKGRSVERSVLARGVKWAIEDRLIVHENKTIVL from the coding sequence ATGAAGTCATATATTCAAGACCACATCGATACATTTCAAGAAAGCAATGAGAATAAGGGACGTTTATTAGTCAAATGTCCAGACCAACCCGGCATCGTTTCAGCCATATCCTTGTTTTTAGGTGAACACGATGCTAATATCATCGAGTCCAACCAATACACAACTGATCCAGAGAATGGGATCTTTTTTCTCCGCATGGAGTTTGAATGCCCGAACTTGCAGGAAAAGAGAAAAAAGCTAGAGAAGCAATTTTTAGAGGTCGCTTATAAATTTTCTATGGAATGGGAAATCAATTTTCTCTATGATGTCAAAAAGACCGCTATTTTTGTATCAAAAGAACTGCATTGTTTACGAGAGCTGTTGCTAGAGTGGCAGAGTGGGGATCTTATGACAGATGTTGTCCTCGTAATCAGTAATCATGAAGAATGCCGCGAGATTGTTGAATCCTTTAATATTCCTTTCTATTATATACCTGCAAACAAAGATATTCGTAAAGAGGTGGAAGCAAAGCAATTGCAGCTATTAAAGGATTACGAGATAGACCTGATTGTGCTGGCTCGTTATATGCAAATTCTAACACCGGAATTTGTCCGCGCCCATCAAGCTCAGATTATTAACATCCATCATTCTTTCTTACCGGCCTTTGTTGGAGCAAATCCGCATAAACGTGCATTTGAACGGGGAGTCAAGCTAATAGGGGCAACAGCACATTACGTGACAAACGATTTGGACGAAGGACCGATCATTGAACAAGATATTATTCGTGTCGACCACCGTGACACAGTAGAGGATTTAAAGAAAAAGGGGCGTTCTGTTGAGCGCAGTGTCCTGGCCCGTGGTGTGAAGTGGGCAATAGAGGACCGTTTAATTGTCCATGAGAACAAGACGATTGTTTTATGA
- the cobS gene encoding adenosylcobinamide-GDP ribazoletransferase produces the protein MKNFGLGGLFALQFFSVFPIRKGIDPNPAVVRSCLMWLPILGLVIGGSNAFIFYGLSPLTTMSLVSLTVFALMIPAVWSGGLHLDGLMDTGDAFFSYQDQQKRLEVMQDPRTGAFGVLVLLAVLILRFVFMYESFLADLSMLWFILLIPFLSRCVMVLMLGHTPSARQKGLSYFFKNHYSQSVTVWVVSLMIVVSVVTAFFSWSHFIVSLVMGLAAMIGMWGIRRWAVRSFGGITGDVCGATLEGMETYLWFIVWLCI, from the coding sequence ATGAAAAATTTCGGATTGGGTGGATTATTTGCCTTGCAATTCTTCTCTGTGTTTCCTATCCGAAAAGGCATTGACCCGAACCCGGCTGTCGTTCGCAGTTGTCTTATGTGGCTGCCAATTCTAGGGCTGGTAATCGGAGGGTCTAATGCGTTTATTTTCTATGGACTCTCCCCTCTAACAACTATGAGTCTAGTTAGTTTAACTGTTTTTGCGTTGATGATTCCGGCCGTATGGAGCGGGGGGCTTCATCTTGACGGATTAATGGATACAGGAGATGCCTTCTTCTCCTATCAAGACCAGCAAAAGCGCTTGGAAGTGATGCAGGACCCTCGGACAGGAGCTTTCGGAGTATTGGTTTTACTGGCCGTGTTAATTCTCCGTTTTGTATTCATGTATGAATCGTTTCTTGCTGATTTATCGATGCTCTGGTTTATTTTATTGATTCCCTTTTTATCAAGATGTGTGATGGTGTTGATGTTAGGACATACCCCTTCAGCAAGACAGAAGGGCTTAAGCTATTTCTTTAAAAATCACTATAGCCAAAGTGTGACGGTTTGGGTTGTAAGTCTGATGATTGTGGTGAGTGTTGTAACAGCCTTTTTCTCTTGGAGTCATTTTATCGTCAGCTTAGTAATGGGCTTAGCTGCTATGATCGGAATGTGGGGAATTCGTAGATGGGCGGTACGGTCGTTTGGTGGAATAACAGGTGATGTTTGTGGGGCGACACTTGAAGGAATGGAGACATATTTATGGTTCATCGTTTGGTTGTGTATTTGA
- a CDS encoding phosphatase PAP2 family protein, which yields MYFADRKLSDLNNGTRLLLLFIGLLLLVGTYYAVQLTLNVLSEKQLEVDQDVFELVKATSPEGKELIFQWISKLGSVPVLATASVLTALYFLFLSPFSKWLALYFAIGMAGISGLTKLAKSLTSRTRPELLGEYHGTTSSFPSGHASAAVVYYGFIIYIIGAIQLGTKWKVAISSVLTLIIVGICIGRVYLGVHYYSDVIAGFFLGCVWLFLCIAGFEITMMCKQKSKERST from the coding sequence ATGTATTTTGCGGATCGGAAGCTTTCTGATTTGAATAATGGCACAAGGTTGTTGCTTCTTTTTATTGGCCTTCTGCTTTTAGTAGGAACCTATTATGCTGTTCAGCTGACGTTGAACGTCCTTTCAGAAAAGCAGCTGGAGGTTGACCAGGATGTCTTTGAACTTGTGAAGGCAACGTCACCTGAGGGCAAGGAGCTTATTTTTCAATGGATCAGCAAGCTTGGTTCTGTACCTGTTCTCGCCACGGCCTCGGTTCTCACCGCTCTATATTTTCTGTTTTTATCTCCATTCAGCAAATGGCTGGCGCTTTATTTTGCGATTGGAATGGCAGGCATCAGTGGACTGACCAAGCTCGCGAAGAGTCTTACATCACGTACGCGTCCTGAACTTCTCGGTGAATATCACGGGACGACATCAAGCTTCCCCAGCGGTCATGCCTCTGCGGCCGTCGTCTATTACGGCTTCATAATTTATATCATCGGCGCCATCCAGCTCGGAACGAAATGGAAGGTGGCTATCAGCTCAGTTCTCACCCTCATCATTGTCGGCATTTGTATTGGCCGTGTTTATCTGGGTGTCCACTACTATTCAGATGTCATCGCTGGTTTTTTTCTTGGCTGTGTTTGGCTGTTCCTGTGCATCGCCGGTTTTGAAATCACCATGATGTGCAAGCAAAAAAGTAAGGAGCGTTCTACGTGA
- a CDS encoding cobyric acid synthase, giving the protein MKGVMIQGTASNVGKSWIATGLCRLLVCHGLAIAPFKSQNMSNNSYITRNEEEIGRAQGIQAEAAFVEATVDMNPILLKPTSDQRSEVIIHGVSQAAWTGSEYRTHWYEQGKQAIKQSVQRLEQDYDALVIEGAGSPVEVNLNDRELVNMSVADLIDVPVILVADIDRGGVFASIVGTLELLSEKHRKRVKGLIINKFRGERALFESGIEWIENYTGVPVLGVLPHLEDHGIEGEDSLTVQSTSAKREKSLDIAVIHWPYLSNETDISPLTQEQDVSIRYVRSVDQLGKPDALILPGTRSTIEDYLACEEKGLTEAIRVYAERGGVIVGICGGYQILSDVMYRHEADREGVQGIGIFPLSTTFVKNKQTIRVSGHIHEASGYSPVPMSGYEIHLGRTAGSIKYPFLQLNDEPEGISLDQGRLIGTYLHDCFHNDGWRTEWLNRLRRKSGLSEQVMIDTSDRDERYERLAKHLETYLNTEKIIKMIEESAP; this is encoded by the coding sequence ATGAAGGGAGTCATGATCCAAGGGACAGCATCAAATGTAGGGAAAAGCTGGATTGCGACTGGCCTATGCCGGCTACTCGTTTGCCATGGTCTAGCCATCGCTCCATTTAAATCGCAAAACATGTCAAACAACTCCTATATAACAAGGAATGAAGAAGAGATTGGTCGTGCTCAAGGAATTCAGGCTGAGGCTGCTTTCGTTGAGGCAACCGTTGACATGAATCCGATCTTGTTAAAGCCGACAAGTGACCAGCGATCTGAAGTGATTATCCATGGAGTCAGTCAAGCTGCCTGGACGGGATCAGAATATCGAACCCATTGGTATGAACAAGGGAAGCAGGCCATCAAGCAATCTGTTCAACGATTGGAGCAGGACTATGACGCGTTAGTGATCGAAGGAGCCGGCAGCCCTGTTGAGGTGAATTTGAATGACCGTGAGTTGGTGAATATGTCAGTTGCTGATCTGATTGATGTGCCAGTTATTTTAGTTGCGGATATTGACCGAGGTGGGGTGTTCGCTAGCATCGTCGGGACGCTAGAGTTATTGTCTGAGAAGCATCGGAAGCGTGTTAAAGGACTAATTATTAACAAGTTTCGCGGAGAACGTGCTTTATTTGAAAGTGGGATAGAATGGATTGAAAACTATACAGGCGTACCTGTTTTAGGTGTGCTGCCACATTTAGAAGATCACGGGATTGAGGGAGAAGACTCATTAACGGTCCAATCTACGTCAGCTAAAAGGGAAAAGTCCTTAGATATAGCTGTGATTCATTGGCCTTATTTATCTAATGAAACGGATATATCACCACTTACTCAAGAACAGGATGTATCGATTCGTTACGTTCGCTCCGTCGATCAGCTTGGAAAACCAGATGCACTTATTTTACCAGGAACGCGAAGCACAATTGAAGACTACCTTGCATGTGAGGAAAAGGGGCTGACAGAAGCGATCAGGGTTTATGCCGAGCGAGGAGGAGTGATCGTAGGGATTTGTGGTGGCTATCAGATCCTTTCTGATGTCATGTATCGTCATGAAGCTGATAGAGAGGGTGTGCAAGGAATAGGAATATTTCCTCTCTCAACAACTTTTGTGAAAAACAAACAAACGATTCGTGTAAGCGGACATATTCACGAAGCAAGCGGTTACTCTCCTGTGCCCATGTCTGGTTATGAGATTCATCTTGGGCGAACGGCTGGATCTATCAAGTATCCCTTCCTTCAATTGAACGATGAGCCTGAGGGAATCAGTCTTGATCAGGGGCGTTTGATTGGCACTTACCTTCATGATTGTTTTCATAATGATGGGTGGAGAACGGAATGGTTGAATCGTTTGCGTAGAAAATCGGGTTTATCCGAACAGGTAATGATTGATACAAGCGATCGAGACGAGCGTTATGAACGTCTGGCTAAACATTTAGAAACCTATCTCAATACCGAAAAGATTATAAAGATGATCGAGGAGAGCGCGCCATGA
- a CDS encoding cob(I)yrinic acid a,c-diamide adenosyltransferase, with protein MRLYTKTGDKGQTSVIGGRVDKDDVRVEAYGTVDEANSFVGKARSELTDFRFSDVQEELEKIQHELFDCGSDLANKKSNRPFKLQEESVEWLEQRMDDYIKQAPELERFILPGGSPASSTLHIARTITRRAERLVVSLQKHETIHPVCLTYLNRLSDYFFALARYVNMVLETKDVEYIRSAKVFRSAKKKSKDEE; from the coding sequence ATGAGATTATATACAAAAACAGGTGACAAAGGACAGACGAGCGTTATTGGCGGCAGAGTGGATAAAGATGATGTGCGTGTAGAGGCTTATGGAACGGTTGACGAGGCGAATAGTTTTGTAGGGAAGGCACGCTCAGAATTAACAGATTTCCGCTTTAGTGATGTTCAAGAGGAACTTGAGAAAATCCAACATGAACTGTTCGACTGTGGCAGTGATTTGGCAAATAAAAAGTCAAACCGTCCCTTCAAGCTTCAAGAAGAGAGTGTCGAGTGGCTGGAGCAGCGGATGGATGATTACATTAAGCAGGCACCAGAATTGGAGCGGTTTATTTTACCGGGTGGATCACCAGCATCCTCAACACTACACATCGCTCGAACCATTACTCGCCGTGCCGAACGTCTCGTCGTCTCCTTGCAAAAACATGAAACGATCCATCCTGTCTGCCTGACTTATTTGAACCGACTATCCGATTACTTTTTTGCTCTGGCACGCTATGTGAATATGGTCCTCGAAACAAAGGATGTTGAGTACATTCGCAGTGCGAAAGTATTCCGTTCCGCGAAGAAAAAATCGAAAGACGAAGAGTGA
- a CDS encoding histidine phosphatase family protein encodes MVHRLVVYLIRHGETRSNVQRRYLGWRNEAMSEQGRKQVDFLKKRLPELSKIYASDLDRCSETASILFPSVETTEKLREYNFGDFDGWTYKELKERDDYKQWLTHMETVTPPNGESFVDFKDRVLRFADQILGYQRNLEEPIAFVTHGGVIRTILHQWSKESNSIWDWPIAPGEAYKILLEKEREQWILSQEEHITGS; translated from the coding sequence ATGGTTCATCGTTTGGTTGTGTATTTGATTCGTCACGGGGAAACCCGCTCAAATGTACAAAGACGTTATCTCGGTTGGAGAAATGAGGCAATGTCTGAACAAGGGCGAAAGCAAGTTGACTTTTTAAAAAAACGTCTTCCTGAACTTTCAAAAATCTATGCTAGTGACCTTGATCGTTGTAGCGAGACAGCGTCTATCCTCTTCCCATCAGTTGAAACGACAGAGAAGCTACGCGAATATAACTTTGGAGATTTTGATGGCTGGACATACAAAGAGTTAAAGGAGAGGGACGACTATAAGCAGTGGCTGACCCATATGGAAACAGTCACCCCACCTAATGGGGAGAGTTTTGTTGATTTCAAAGATCGCGTCCTTCGCTTTGCTGACCAAATCCTTGGGTATCAACGCAATTTAGAAGAGCCGATTGCCTTTGTTACTCATGGAGGGGTGATACGTACAATACTCCACCAATGGTCAAAGGAATCGAATTCTATTTGGGATTGGCCGATAGCACCGGGAGAGGCTTACAAAATTCTACTGGAGAAGGAGAGGGAGCAATGGATTTTGTCACAGGAGGAGCATATAACGGGAAGCTAG
- a CDS encoding bifunctional adenosylcobinamide kinase/adenosylcobinamide-phosphate guanylyltransferase: MDFVTGGAYNGKLDWVIENYDSDYTILKDDQQPESVDTPRLIIDKLEDRIYNYLSDQDEETEKWQKYYRSLMKWEQTFTSRQLVIIGTDITGGIVPMDKQNRLWRDMTGFIYQQLTKDAQRVFRVWFGIPQQLK; this comes from the coding sequence ATGGATTTTGTCACAGGAGGAGCATATAACGGGAAGCTAGATTGGGTGATTGAGAATTATGACAGCGATTACACGATTTTAAAGGACGACCAGCAGCCTGAATCTGTTGATACACCTCGTCTGATTATAGATAAGCTTGAAGATAGGATTTATAACTACTTGAGTGACCAAGATGAAGAGACGGAGAAGTGGCAGAAATATTATCGTTCATTAATGAAATGGGAACAAACTTTTACATCAAGACAGCTCGTAATTATAGGGACAGATATCACAGGAGGGATCGTCCCTATGGATAAGCAGAACCGATTATGGAGAGATATGACGGGATTTATTTATCAGCAATTAACAAAAGATGCCCAGAGAGTATTCCGAGTATGGTTCGGAATCCCTCAACAACTAAAATAG
- a CDS encoding S8 family peptidase, with product MSEVRLIPYRTEEVLETTSEVPKGIEMIEAPALWERTERGKGNVIAIIDTGCEADHPDLKGRIIDGKNFTTDYDGDGANFSDNNGHGTHVSGTVAAIEDGKGVVGAAPQASLLVLKVLTGEGSGKMQWIIDAIDYATNWTGPDGEKVRVISMSLGGPTDIPELHKVIQEAVNQEISVVCAAGNEGDGREETGEYAYPGAYNEVIQVGAVDFECNLAEFTNTNNEIDLVAPGVNILSTYLESKYARLSGTSMATPHVSGAIALIINLVEEQFQRRMTEAEIFAQLVKRTVPLGHSKVAEGNGLLSLALQDKLEGLLLAPNRKQESLVRPYSTTR from the coding sequence ATGAGTGAAGTAAGATTGATTCCGTACCGAACGGAAGAAGTTCTAGAAACCACCTCAGAAGTACCTAAAGGAATTGAGATGATCGAAGCCCCCGCTCTTTGGGAACGTACAGAGCGAGGCAAAGGAAATGTCATAGCTATCATTGATACGGGCTGCGAGGCAGACCACCCTGATCTTAAAGGTCGTATCATCGATGGAAAGAACTTTACTACAGATTATGATGGGGACGGAGCGAATTTTAGTGATAATAATGGGCATGGAACTCACGTATCAGGAACTGTTGCTGCGATAGAAGATGGAAAGGGAGTAGTTGGAGCAGCACCTCAAGCAAGTCTTCTTGTGTTAAAAGTTTTGACTGGAGAGGGCAGCGGAAAGATGCAGTGGATTATTGACGCCATTGATTACGCTACAAACTGGACTGGGCCTGATGGTGAAAAGGTAAGAGTCATATCGATGTCGTTAGGTGGCCCTACAGATATACCTGAACTTCATAAGGTTATTCAAGAAGCGGTGAACCAGGAAATCTCAGTCGTTTGTGCAGCCGGAAATGAAGGGGATGGTCGTGAGGAGACAGGTGAGTACGCCTATCCTGGAGCCTATAATGAGGTCATTCAAGTAGGGGCGGTAGATTTTGAGTGCAATCTCGCTGAGTTTACCAATACAAATAATGAGATTGACCTTGTCGCACCTGGGGTAAACATTCTATCAACTTATCTGGAGAGCAAGTATGCAAGGCTATCTGGAACCTCTATGGCTACCCCGCATGTTTCAGGAGCCATAGCCCTGATCATTAATTTAGTGGAGGAACAGTTCCAACGGCGGATGACTGAAGCTGAAATCTTTGCACAGTTGGTAAAAAGGACAGTCCCTCTCGGCCATTCTAAGGTGGCAGAAGGGAACGGGCTTTTGTCGTTAGCCCTTCAGGATAAGTTAGAGGGTCTACTTCTTGCTCCTAATAGAAAGCAGGAAAGTTTAGTACGGCCTTATTCTACTACTAGATAA
- a CDS encoding ATPase yields the protein MGQPLFIPMEEGRELVIATDNSGGIGLKPDDMVHVSYKTVVESLFRVSLMDCLAVGATPFAVTISNFVGDEVWEELEQTVRNLGNSLGYSLDITGSTESNMEMSQSAISLSILGWVDSSEKRIGISPEICGVAIIGEPLVGKDVLAHPEKIAPLELFLTIAEQDWVYEILPVGSKGIQHSVKELEKRNGWTKRGLDIPFDEKASGGPSTSFMITYDQKYQQDLLRLTGKYTTFFNN from the coding sequence ATGGGACAACCATTGTTTATTCCTATGGAGGAGGGACGTGAACTTGTCATAGCCACTGATAATTCAGGAGGGATTGGTTTAAAACCAGATGACATGGTTCACGTCTCTTATAAAACAGTTGTAGAGTCCTTGTTTCGTGTGTCGCTAATGGATTGTTTAGCAGTAGGGGCAACACCGTTTGCTGTAACGATCAGTAACTTTGTTGGCGACGAGGTGTGGGAAGAACTCGAACAAACCGTTAGAAACCTTGGGAATTCGCTTGGTTACTCTCTGGATATTACCGGAAGTACTGAATCGAATATGGAAATGAGTCAGTCGGCGATAAGCTTATCTATTCTTGGATGGGTTGATTCGAGTGAAAAAAGAATTGGTATTTCCCCGGAAATATGTGGGGTAGCGATCATCGGTGAGCCACTTGTCGGGAAGGATGTTCTCGCACATCCTGAAAAAATTGCCCCGCTTGAACTGTTTTTAACGATTGCAGAACAAGATTGGGTTTATGAAATTTTGCCTGTTGGTTCTAAAGGTATCCAACATAGTGTCAAAGAGTTGGAAAAAAGAAATGGTTGGACGAAGAGGGGTTTAGACATTCCATTTGATGAGAAAGCTTCTGGCGGTCCATCGACCAGTTTTATGATTACTTATGATCAGAAATATCAGCAAGACTTATTACGTCTAACAGGTAAATACACAACCTTTTTCAATAACTAA